A DNA window from Lagenorhynchus albirostris chromosome 5, mLagAlb1.1, whole genome shotgun sequence contains the following coding sequences:
- the LOC132520215 gene encoding LOW QUALITY PROTEIN: sperm-associated antigen 17-like (The sequence of the model RefSeq protein was modified relative to this genomic sequence to represent the inferred CDS: inserted 1 base in 1 codon; deleted 1 base in 1 codon; substituted 1 base at 1 genomic stop codon), producing MSPGRPPQTVAVTPGKKKTQQDEELHAPAPPPPLVASFITNEVDMRYHNDLLNLIPEEFISVPLILHCMLEQVVASEEDLVPRSLAEPPPRTDGLDHRIAAHIMSILPSLCLTEREKKNLHEIFLSEEENESKPVPRGPLLLNYHDALAHKKYVLKDLKNFDLVQVEQKMQSKLPLWEFLEFLLPPPWNSTKRLATIHELMHFCTSEVLSXNEVERAFKVFTFESLKLSEVDEEGKLKHSRMMYGTDSEMFNIPWDNPASFAKQIRQKYIMKMNTQETRHQTDSGIKDRILFLDQNWSTSMPDDEINKEPSNPSHPDTNNMKYSDLDNRKSLDSDYREPSAQNSLKSQLQPEPLKQTVNNEIKDKAVTNADPLEKKPKKMTVEAELQDIKKMQQHNLMDWSFTEHFKPEVLLQVLQEANQQYRCIDSYYHTQDNSLLLVFPNPMNLQRLHCEHWNIALPCNVGFRNYLELVAKSIQDWIIKEEAVYQEAKWXEEISRTKNELEIKSSAGTKISSTSKIYSIKKSKTK from the exons ATGTCACCAGGCAGGCCCCCACAAACTGTTGCTGTAACCcctggaaagaagaaaacacaacaaGATGAAGAGCTGCATGCTCCagctccaccaccaccactagtGGCTTCCTTCATCACAAATGAAGTAGACATGCGATATCACAATGATTTGCTGAATCTAATTCCAGAAGAATTCATTTCTGTGCCcttgatactgcattgtatgctGGAACAGGTTGTGGCAAGTGAAGAAGACCTTGTCCCACGGAGTCTGGCAGAGCCGCCTCCCAGAACAGATGGGCTGGACCACAGAATTGCAGCTCACATCATGTCCATCCTGCCCTCTCTCTGTctgacagagagggagaaaaagaatctCCATGAAATATTCTTAtctgaagaggaaaatgaaagcaaaccAGTGCCCAGAGGCCCTCTCCTACTGAACTATCACGATGCCCTCGCCCACAAGAAATATGTGCTAAAGGACCTAAAGAATTTTGACCTGGTTCAAGTTGAGCAGAAGATGCAGTCTAAGTTGCCACTGTGGGAATTCCTTGAATTCCTTCTG CCTCCGCCATGGAACAGCACAAAACGTCTAGCTACAATTCATGAGCTCATGCACTTTTGTACAAGTGAAGTTTTGAGCTAGAATGAAGTAGAACGAGCCTTCAAAGTGTTTACTTTTGAGAGCCTGAAACTCTCTGAGGTTGATGAAGAAGGGAAACTGAAGCATTCTAGAATGATGTATGGGACAGATTCTGAGATGTTCAACATACCATGGGACAACCCTGCCAGCTTTGCTAAACAGATAAGGCAAAAGTACATCATGAAAATGAATACCCAAGAGACCAGACATCAAACAGATAGTGGAATCAaagacagaattttatttctggatCAGAATTGGTCAACATCTATGCCAGATGATGAGATCAACAAAGAACCTTCCAATCCTAGTCATCCTGATACTAACAATATGAAGTATTCTGACCTGGATAATAGGAAATCCTTAGACTCTGATTACAGAGAACCATCAGCGCAGAACAGCTTGAAGTCGCAGCTCCAACCTGAGCCTTTGAAGCAGACCGTGAACAATGAGATCAAAGATAAAGCGGTCACAAATGCTGATCCTCTTGAAAAGAAACCCAAGAAGATGACTGTGGAAGCAGAGTTACAGGACATAAAGAAAATGCAGCAACACAATCTAATGGACTGGAGTTTTACTGAACATTTTAAGCCAGAAGTTCTGCTTCAGGTTCTTCAAGAAGCCAATCAGCAATACAGGTGTATTGATTCTTATTACCACACCCAGGATAACTCTTTACTGTTGGTCTTTCCTAATCCAATGAATTTGCAACGTCTGCACTGTGAACATTGGAACATTGCTCTTCCCTGTAATGTTGGATTCAGGAATTATTTGGAACTTGTTGCAAAATCCATTCAAGATTGGATCATAAAAGAAGAAGCTGTATATCAGGAAGCTAAAT CTGAGGAAATCAGTAGGACCAAGAATGAGCTGGAAATAAAATCTTCTGCTGGTACCAAAATTTCTTCTACTAGCAAaatttattctattaaaaaatctaaaactaaGTAA